Within Candidatus Flexicrinis affinis, the genomic segment CTTCAAGCACAACCCGGAGTTCACGCAGCTCGAGTTCTACAAGGCCTACATCGACTATCGCGGCGTGATGGAGATCACCGAACGCATGGTAGCGTACGCGGCCGAGTATGCGACGGGCAGCACGTTGATCGACTACCGCGGCCAGCAGATCGAGCTCAAGCCGCCGTGGCGCCGCGTGACCATGCGCGACATCGTCAAAGAACACAGCGGCATCGACTACATGGACTACCCGACGGCCGAACTGCTCGAGGCCGAGATTCGCCGACGCGGAATGCAGGTCAAGCCGGGCCTGCCGTGGGGCAAGCTGATCGAGCATCTGTTCAGCGAATACGCCGAAGGCAACCTGATCGCCCCGACCATCGTGCATGATTACCCGCGCGATATCTCGCCGTTCGCCAAGCGCGTCACGGGGGACGACCTGCACGTCGAGCGGTTCGAGTTCTACATCGGTGGCATGGAGTTGGGCAACGCTTTCACTGAACTCAACGACCCGCTCGATCAAGAGCAGCGGTTCCTCGACATGGCGCAGACATTCCGTGCCGGCGACGACGACGAGACCCCGCTGGACGAGGATTATCTGCGGGCGATGCGCTATGGCATGCCCCCTAACGGCGGGTTCGGCATGGGCCTCGACCGCCTTGCGATGGTGCTGCTCGACCAGTCCTCGATCCGCGACGTCCTGCTCTTCCCGCACATGCGTGACCAAAAGTAGCACGCTACAATCTGCCTGAAGGCCGATCTGGAGTAGCCAATGCCGACCAGCCGAACCCCTGAGCTGCAGCCCGTCCTCGATGGGATGATTCAGGGCGTGCTGATCTTTGCGCCGGATGGCAAATTGGTCAGCGAGAACCGCAGCGCGCGCGCCGTGCTGGCGGCCGATCTGGTGGTGATCCGCGAGAGCGGCTTCGGGGCTGCCTCATTCCTGCTCAATCAACAACTCCCCGACGATGCGCTCAAGCTGGAAGACGCGCGGCAGCAGGCGCTGAACGGCGGCAAGCCGGTGCGTATGCGCGCCATCCGCGCCGGGGAGACCCAACCCGTCGTCGTGTCGGTCATCGAAGGGCCGGACGGCCTGCTGTACACGATGCTGGTCTTCGAGACGACCGATTGGGCGCCGTTGAACGAGGCGCTCGGCAACTTCGGGCAAGAGCTGGCGAACTCGGTCGAGTCGGCCCGCGGTCACGCCGACCTGATCCAGCAGGTGATCGACCGGCTCAAACCGGAAGACGACGCGGCCACGCTGGCACGTCGGATCACCGGGTTCAACCGCATTATTCACACGCACATGATCCGCGCCGACCGGCTGCTAATCATGTTGGAACGGCTCACGGCGGTGCGTACCGGAACGCTGCGCGACCAGATCCGAGCGCGGCGCAAGCGCGTCGACCTGTCCCTTTTAATTGAGGATTTACTGGAAGAAATCAACAACGTTGCGATCGTCGACCCGGACACGGATTACGGGGACGTGCGCAGCCGCATTCGCGTGTCGGTCGCCGAAGACCTGCGTGCAGAATGCTCGCCGGTGCACCTTACACGTATCTTGCAGGACATTTTGGCCAACGCTATCATGTACAGCATGTCCGAGACCGCCATTCAACTCGTGGCGCAGCGCAAACTTGCCGCCGTGCAGATCGATGTGATCGACGACGGGATCGGCATTCGCGAGAGCGAACAAGACCGCGTCTTCGCGCCGTTCCGGCGTGCGCGCCAGCCGCAGGTCATCAGCGAATTCGGCTACGGCCTGAGTTTGTATTTGTGCAAGCAGGAGGTAGAGGCGATGAACGGCCGCATCTGGTTCGACAGCGTCGAAAACGCAGGCACGACCTTCAGCATCGTGCTGCCTGCTGCCGGTTCTAGTTCGGCCAAATCCGAGGCTTAATCGCGCCCGTCCGCCCCCTGCGTCCGTCCGGCTAACCTGCCGCGCCTCGTCCGCATTCGGGCGAGGCGCTTTGTATTGGGAGCACGCATGTTTCTGGAGTTCATGACCCGTGAAGTATGGGATGCGCTGATCGTCGGCACGCTCATTGTCGGCGCGGCGCTGGCCGCCCTGCGGCTGTATACCGACTTTACGCGGCGTGACGAGGAACCACTGCCGCCCTCCCGTGCCGACCAGCCTATCCGCCGCCGCAAGCCGTCGCAACCTGATGCATCGGCGGAGACTCGTAATCCGGACTCTCAACCCTAAGGACACTCTCCATGCTCGACATCACGGTCATTCGTGAAAAGCCCGAATTCGTCAAAGCCGAGCTGCTGCGGCTTCAAGACGAACAGGCCGCAGGACGTATCGATACGATCCTCGAACTCGACAAAGCCCGCCGCACGCTGTTGGCGCAAAGCGAGGCGATCCAGCAGCACCGCAACCGCCTGAACAAAGGCGTTGGCCGGCTGCGCGGGGACAAGTCGCTGGACGACGCCGCGCGCGCCCAACGGGCCGGCCAAATCGTCGCGCTCATTGCCGCCGGGGATTACGCCGCCGCAGCCGACGTCATGGAAGGGAACGGCAGCGCCGCTCCCGCCACCCCGGTCGAGTTTCAGACTCTGCTCGACGCACTGGCCGGGATGGGCGATACCGTCAACGGCTACAACGCGCGCATCCGCGAGGTCGACGGGGCCCTGCAGGACAACCTGCTGT encodes:
- a CDS encoding sensor histidine kinase; protein product: MPTSRTPELQPVLDGMIQGVLIFAPDGKLVSENRSARAVLAADLVVIRESGFGAASFLLNQQLPDDALKLEDARQQALNGGKPVRMRAIRAGETQPVVVSVIEGPDGLLYTMLVFETTDWAPLNEALGNFGQELANSVESARGHADLIQQVIDRLKPEDDAATLARRITGFNRIIHTHMIRADRLLIMLERLTAVRTGTLRDQIRARRKRVDLSLLIEDLLEEINNVAIVDPDTDYGDVRSRIRVSVAEDLRAECSPVHLTRILQDILANAIMYSMSETAIQLVAQRKLAAVQIDVIDDGIGIRESEQDRVFAPFRRARQPQVISEFGYGLSLYLCKQEVEAMNGRIWFDSVENAGTTFSIVLPAAGSSSAKSEA